A portion of the Melitaea cinxia chromosome 1, ilMelCinx1.1, whole genome shotgun sequence genome contains these proteins:
- the LOC123654904 gene encoding dnaJ protein homolog 1, producing the protein MGKDYYKILGISKGATDDEIKKAYRKLALKYHPDKNKAAGAEERFKEVAEAYEVLSDKKKREIYDAHGEEGLKGGMGGHNGPGGGQSYSYTFHGDPRATFAQFFGSASPFQTFFDLNGSGGGTTMFFDRDMDVDMDPFANMGMGQSRPGGPGGAFRSQSFNFHGSPNRKEKTQDPPIEHDLYVSLEDIARGCVKKMKISRRVIQPDGTSKKEDKVLTIHVKPGWKAGTKITFQKEGDQGRNKIPADIVFIIRDKPNPMFKREGSDIRYTAKISLKQALCGTILEVPTMSGEKLTVNLQGEVVKPYTVKRFPGYGLPFPKEPTRKGDLLVAFDIKFPDRLSSGVKEILMDTLPN; encoded by the exons atgggTAAGGATTATTACAAAATCTTAGGAATTTCCAAAGGCGCGACAGACGACGAAATCAAAAAGGCATATCGGAAATTAGCATTGAAATATCATCCAGATAAAAATAAAGCAGCCGGAGCCGAGGAGAGATTCAAGGAAGTTGCAGAAGCATACGAAGTGCTATCGGATAAGAAGAAACGAGAGATCTACGATGCTCACGGGGAGGAAGGACTCAAGGGTGGAATGGGTGGACATAACGGACCGGGAGGTGGCCAGTCATACTCTTACACTTTCCACGGAGACCCAAGAGCGACCTTTGCACAGTTTTTCGGTTCAGCTAGTCCATTCCAGACATTCTTTGATCTGAATGGATCCGGCGGAGGCACCACAATGTTCTTCGACAGAGACATGGACGTTGATATGGACCCATTCGCGAACATGGGCATGGGCCAATCGAGGCCCGGCGGCCCCGGCGGAGCATTTAGAAGTCAAAGCTTTAATTTCCACGGATCACCGAATAGGAAGGAAAAGACACAAGATCCCCCGATAGAACACGATCTATACGTGTCTCTAGAGGACATCGCCCGCGGCTGCGTCAAGAAAATGAAGATTTCCCGTCGTGTCATTCAACCAGATGGTACATCGAAGAAGGAAGACAAGGTGTTGACCATCCATGTGAAGCCTGGTTGGAAGGCGGGTACGAAGATCACGTTCCAGAAAGAGGGCGACCAAGGCAGGAATAAGATCCCCGCTGACATTGTCTTTATCATCAGAGACAAGCCTAATCCTATGTTCAAGCGAGAAGGCAGTGACATCAGATACACGGCCAAGATATCACTGAAACAG gCTCTCTGCGGAACGATACTTGAAGTGCCAACGATGTCTGGAGAGAAACTGACTGTCAACCTTCAGGGTGAAGTGGTGAAGCCATACACAGTGAAACGGTTCCCAGGTTATGGACTACCATTCCCTAAAGAACCTACGAGGAAAGGTGACCTGCTTGTCGCTTTTGACATCAAATTCCCCGACCGTTTAAGCTCTGGAGTCAAGGAAATCCTCATGGACACACTACCAAATTAA